The sequence AGCGCCTCGCGACGAGCGAGGCGCACGAGTTCGTCGTCGCCGCAACCCGCTATCGAAAGCGCTTCTGCGGCGTGTTCGAGCTGCGCGGCGCCGGTCACGCGCCCGTCTTGCCGTTCGGCGGCGGCGCGTTCAGGCGGGCATCGGCTTCCAGAACGTTGGATCGCGAGCGGTACTGCGAAACGAGAACCCGGCCGAACAAGACCGTGTCGTCAACGGCCAAGATCTTGGCGGCGGCGAGCGCGGCGTTTTCGGGCTCGAGCACGACCGCGCTGGCGACGCCGGAGGGCAAGTGCAAGCTCGAAAGGATCTCCATGCCCGCCCAGTTCGAGCCGAGCACGGGGCATGCGATGACCGGATTGGCGGTCGCGGCGTCCACGAAGGCAGACAGCGCGTTGCTGCGGCCCGCGATCGTCACGTACACCACGCGCCCCAGCATGTTGTCCATCTGCTGGATGAGGCTGAGGGCGTACTGCGGCGTCTTGTGCGCCGACGCCACGTGCCGGCGGGTCGGGACTCCGAACATCGAGAGCGCTTTTGCGATCCGCTCGGCATGCGCCGCATCGGCGGCGGAACCCATCATGATGCAGACCATGCCGCCCGAAGATTTTTGGAATCTGCCCACGCGCTCGGCGACTTCTTCGTATTTCGCCCTGATCGTCTCGAGATCGCCGGCCGAAGGGGTCGAGAGATTGCGATAGATCTGCTTGTCGAGCATCAGCGCCTGGTCGCCGCCGGGCCATACGCGCCACGAGTCGTTGTCGATGACGTCGGCGAGCAGGATCTCGGTGGTGCCGTCGGGATTCTTCACGCGGCCGAACTCGACTTTGAGGTCGACGAGCAGCACGCTTTGCTGCCGCCACGCATGCGCGAGGATGTCGAACACCAGGCGCGCGATGTCGCTCATCTGCGCGAGTTCCGCCGGCGTGGCCAGATTCTCGTCGATGACCTGCTCGGCGGTGTATTGCGGGTCGTGACGCGCGTCATCTTTGAAGAAATACTCGACCAGGCGCGGCGCGAGCACGCTGCCCGACTTCACGCCGGGATTGCGCTTCAAGTACGATCCGGCTGCGACCCCGCGCACCACGACTTCGATCGGGATCATCTCGCAGCGGCGCACGATCATCTCGTTGCCGTCGGCGTCCTCGCCGCCCGCGAGGTAGTGAGTCGGCAGCCCGCACGCGTTGAGCAGCCGGAAGATGCGCGACGTGGTCAGGGCGGCAAGCCTGCCCTTGCCGGCGATGACATTGCGTTTGGCGCCGTCACCCGCCGTGATCTGATCTTGCTGCGCGACGATCACCGATCCGGATTCTTCCGGATGCTGGTACAGTATCTTGGTCTTGCCGCGCGCGACCTCAGGTCCTTTGTTCATCGCTATCCTTTCCGGGGCTAAAGCCCCGGCACTACATTTCCCAGCCCCGGCACTACATTTCCGAGCGTGGCGTCGGCCGGCGCTTTTTCCAGCGTTCGCACCTTCGCCGCGAACTCGCGCGCTTTCGAGGCTGCGAACCCCGTGTGGCGGGTGGCGTCCATCAACCGCTTCAGCTCGTCCGCGCCGACGTGCTTGGCGAACTCCGGGTCGCGAGCGAGCATCTCCTCGAGCGGGTTCTTCTCGGTCTTCTCCAGCGCGTCCCACGCGCGCATGCAAGCCTCGCGCAGCCGTTCGTGCAGCGCCTGGCGGTCGCCGCCTTTCTTGACGGCCTCCATCAGCAACGCTTCGGTCCCGGCGAAGGGCCCGAACTTCTCGAGGTTCGCGCGGATGCGGGTCTGGTCGACGCGCAGGCCCGCGATCACTTTTCGCACGAGCGAGACGATCTCGTCCGCCGTCAAGAACGTCTCGGCGATGGCCGAGCGCCTGTTGGCGGAGTCATCCAGCGTGCGTTCCAGCAGGTTGTCCGCGGCGTTGTGCCACATCACGTCGACGTTTGCGGCGATGATGCGAGCCAAGGAACAGATCCGCTCGCACATGATGGGGTTGCGTTTGAAGGGCATGGCCGACGAGCCCACTTGCTTGCTGCCGAACGGCTCGCCCAATTCTCCGAATGGGCTGCTCGCCAACACGCGCACGTCGAACGCGAACTTGCTGCAGGAAGCGGCCAAGGCCGCGACGTTGGCGACCACCACGTAGTCCAGGCGGCGCGGATAGGTTTGGCCGGTGATCATCACCGCTCGCAATCCGAAGGCTTCGAGGACTTCGCGTTCGAGCTGCTCGTGCGTCACGGCGGTGCCTTCGAGCAGGCGCTCGAAGGATGCCGCGGTTCCGACCGCGCCGCGCAGGCCCTTGCTCGGCAGCCACGCGGCCAGGCATTTGAGATTCTCGTAATCGAAATACAGATCGTGCGCCCACATGCTCATGCGATAGCCGAGCGTGGTGGGCTCCGCGGCTTGCAGGTGCGTGTATGCCATGCAGGTCAGGTCCGCGAATTGATCGATTTTGACCGCGAACGCATCCAGCGCTTCGCGCACGCCGGCGCACAGCATCGAGAGGGCGAGGCGCATGCGCGCCGTGTCGACGTTGTCTTCGATGTCCATCGACGTCGCGCCGAGGTGCAGCTTGCGGCCCCCGACCGTCGCCTGGCCCGCGTACACGCGCAGTTCGGCCATCAGGTCGTGGTGGATCTCTTTCTCGATGGCGTCGGCGGCTGCGATGTCGACCGCGTCCACGTAGCGGCGCAGATCGGCGAGCTCCGCCTCGGAGACCAATCCGGCTTTAGACTGCGCCTGCGCGAGAGCGAGCCACATGCGCCGCCACATGCGCCGTTTGGTCTCCTCGGAGAACAGCGCGCGCATGGCGGGACTGCCGTATCGCCAAGAAAACGGTGATGAATAGCTGGAGGTCATCGGTGTGATTTTCTTTCGGCGCGGGCGGTTCGCCGGCCTCTCACATCACTTCTTGCTGGTGAGGCGGACGATCACTTCGTCCAGCGCTTGATCGGCTTGGCGGCGTCCGGTCAGCGATCGCTCCAGCGCCGCCATCGTGACGTCTACGCGTTCTTTGAGCTCCTTTGCCGACAAGTCGCGGCACGCGCCGAGCATGTTCTTGATGCGCCAGAAGTTCTGGCCCGTCGCCGCTGCATACGCGTCGGCGCGGGATCCGTTGCGCAGCTCCCACACGATTTGCGCGTCCGCGGCGAGCCAGATGAGCGGACCGACGGCGTCGCTAGGACCGGAGACGATTTCGTGCGCCAGTCTGAGCGCCCGCTCGGTGTCGCCCGCGTTGACCGCCCCGCCAAGATCCCAAAATTTGACGTCGCTGCTGGGCAGCGCGTACTCGCGCACGTCGTCGAGCCGGATCCGTTTGAGCGAAAGCGCGAGGCGGTCGAGCACGTTCTTGATCTCGGTCGCATTTTCCATCGAGGCGAGCGCGGTGACCGCGCCTGCGTCCACCTTCACGCCAAGCTCCGCGGCGCGCATCTCG comes from Candidatus Tumulicola sp. and encodes:
- a CDS encoding phosphoribosylaminoimidazolesuccinocarboxamide synthase, producing the protein MNKGPEVARGKTKILYQHPEESGSVIVAQQDQITAGDGAKRNVIAGKGRLAALTTSRIFRLLNACGLPTHYLAGGEDADGNEMIVRRCEMIPIEVVVRGVAAGSYLKRNPGVKSGSVLAPRLVEYFFKDDARHDPQYTAEQVIDENLATPAELAQMSDIARLVFDILAHAWRQQSVLLVDLKVEFGRVKNPDGTTEILLADVIDNDSWRVWPGGDQALMLDKQIYRNLSTPSAGDLETIRAKYEEVAERVGRFQKSSGGMVCIMMGSAADAAHAERIAKALSMFGVPTRRHVASAHKTPQYALSLIQQMDNMLGRVVYVTIAGRSNALSAFVDAATANPVIACPVLGSNWAGMEILSSLHLPSGVASAVVLEPENAALAAAKILAVDDTVLFGRVLVSQYRSRSNVLEADARLNAPPPNGKTGA
- the purB gene encoding adenylosuccinate lyase yields the protein MTSSYSSPFSWRYGSPAMRALFSEETKRRMWRRMWLALAQAQSKAGLVSEAELADLRRYVDAVDIAAADAIEKEIHHDLMAELRVYAGQATVGGRKLHLGATSMDIEDNVDTARMRLALSMLCAGVREALDAFAVKIDQFADLTCMAYTHLQAAEPTTLGYRMSMWAHDLYFDYENLKCLAAWLPSKGLRGAVGTAASFERLLEGTAVTHEQLEREVLEAFGLRAVMITGQTYPRRLDYVVVANVAALAASCSKFAFDVRVLASSPFGELGEPFGSKQVGSSAMPFKRNPIMCERICSLARIIAANVDVMWHNAADNLLERTLDDSANRRSAIAETFLTADEIVSLVRKVIAGLRVDQTRIRANLEKFGPFAGTEALLMEAVKKGGDRQALHERLREACMRAWDALEKTEKNPLEEMLARDPEFAKHVGADELKRLMDATRHTGFAASKAREFAAKVRTLEKAPADATLGNVVPGLGNVVPGL